A stretch of the uncultured Desulfobacter sp. genome encodes the following:
- a CDS encoding response regulator encodes MKKANVLIVDDSRSALFAVRALLSPAGIHTVTASDALQGQEALRTGQFDLVITDVDMPKMSGLEFCEWIKSNPETAHIPVIVLSSLDTDVDIENGFKVGADAYVPKRLANKELIPRIESVMNRCTFVKDKTILVVEDNKTIQMVTKQGLEEAGFKVVLADDGQHAIDIIDDAAPDILLTDLNMPRVNGDELCRRLLNLTKYKFLPIVVMSSLGDKPTMRGLIRDGVTAFIVKPFNVDMLVVTMEKLLSDHFQRMLEERERLVLEQKLTVGSIASLINALEARDKYTRGHSEAVTRLSLAIGRELGFSDTEMHRLQIAASLHDLGKIGVRDNVLLKPGKLTKEEFEHIQTHTVVVQDILKPLPNMKDVLVAASSHHERWDGTGYPNGLKGEDIPLIGRIIAVADVFDALISDRPYRDGMPVEKALQIITEGVGSHFCPTVADAFFRYMKTLKNGNLS; translated from the coding sequence ATGAAAAAAGCGAATGTGCTTATTGTTGACGATTCCAGATCTGCTCTTTTTGCTGTGAGAGCGTTGTTGAGCCCCGCAGGGATTCATACGGTAACTGCGTCTGATGCCTTGCAGGGACAAGAAGCGCTGAGAACAGGGCAGTTTGATCTGGTGATTACAGATGTGGACATGCCCAAGATGTCTGGATTAGAGTTTTGTGAATGGATAAAATCAAATCCGGAAACGGCACATATTCCAGTAATTGTTTTAAGCTCCCTTGATACGGACGTTGATATTGAAAACGGTTTTAAAGTCGGTGCGGATGCATATGTGCCCAAGCGGCTGGCAAATAAAGAACTTATTCCACGCATTGAAAGCGTGATGAACAGGTGTACATTTGTCAAAGATAAAACCATACTCGTGGTTGAAGACAACAAAACCATTCAGATGGTTACTAAACAAGGGCTTGAGGAGGCCGGCTTCAAGGTGGTGCTTGCCGATGACGGCCAGCATGCCATTGACATCATTGATGATGCCGCTCCTGATATTTTATTAACGGATCTGAACATGCCCCGGGTGAACGGCGATGAACTTTGCCGCAGGTTGCTTAATCTTACAAAATATAAATTTTTACCCATTGTGGTGATGAGTTCACTTGGCGACAAGCCGACGATGAGGGGCCTTATCAGGGACGGTGTAACCGCATTTATTGTCAAGCCGTTTAATGTGGATATGCTTGTTGTTACTATGGAGAAACTGCTTTCAGATCATTTCCAGCGTATGCTTGAAGAACGGGAGCGTCTTGTCTTAGAACAAAAGTTGACGGTAGGCTCCATCGCCAGTTTAATTAACGCATTGGAAGCCCGGGACAAATACACGCGTGGCCATTCAGAAGCCGTTACCAGACTTTCTTTAGCTATCGGCAGAGAACTTGGGTTTTCTGATACGGAAATGCATCGTCTTCAGATCGCTGCAAGCCTTCATGACCTCGGTAAGATTGGTGTCCGTGACAATGTGCTGCTCAAACCGGGTAAACTGACAAAAGAAGAATTTGAGCACATTCAGACCCATACTGTTGTTGTTCAGGATATCCTCAAACCGTTACCTAATATGAAAGATGTCCTCGTTGCAGCCTCTTCACATCACGAGCGCTGGGACGGTACCGGTTATCCCAACGGATTGAAGGGAGAAGATATTCCCTTAATCGGAAGAATTATTGCTGTTGCCGACGTGTTTGATGCATTGATCAGTGACAGACCATATCGCGACGGCATGCCCGTCGAAAAGGCGCTTCAGATCATTACCGAAGGCGTTGGCTCCCATTTTTGTCCAACGGTTGCGGATGCTTTTTTCAGGTATATGAAGACACTGAAAAACGGCAACCTGAGCTAA
- a CDS encoding serine protein kinase PrkA produces MTMDTNTSSVDSDAAGSVTQALDFLNRNIQDYQRHKPVAFQEFLQLLNANPSGILRNIFQSFHDMIKKHVTEIENDIDHSAITKYDTGTLFMEGSDTPYFPDMLFANRFMKQMNYLRHGNQQNRIYVFYGPHGCGKSTFLNNLLEKFEQYANTQEGLRYEVVWRLDVKKLKGPEPSLMRLSSFEKLIQYIDSDSISTEIKPCSDQKEVEFEGPEPEFIEIPCLCHDNPFLVIPKDQRRAVLDELIKNDEFKWKLFTEKQYEWVFKDEVCTVCASIYQSLLERLGKPAKVFEMLYARPYYFNRRLGNGISVFNPGDRPLRRNVILNQMLQSRINALFQDSNVINYIYSSYAKIHNGIYALMDIKSHNVERMVELHNIISEAIHKVENVEEHVEALFFALMNPEDKQNLKDFPSFEDRIQYIDIPYVLDVTTEVKIYLNIFGRHIESGFLPMVLENFSRIIICTRIGKKSPALEQWIKDPKKYLNFCDEELILLLMEIFRGSIPKWLSDEDKKALDKKMMKKIIVESEEYGKHGLSGRDSIKLFDRFYSKFVKEDKLINMLDLCAFFNKLEEPIRKMIPQGFLSSLLRMYDYSILQQVKECLYYYNEEQIAKDIKNYISAVTNEIGSVVDCIFTQEEIHVTEAFLETIEIRLLSESADEKRRQLMRLDVLKEYTGFTLSHEIMIEGKDIEQTRLFKTLHERYVHNLKKRVLEPFIDNANFRQAIKDFDTEDFKAHDKRIKRDVKFLIDNLVSKFEYSQQGANEICIYVIDNDLANKFKDS; encoded by the coding sequence ATGACCATGGATACCAATACCAGTTCTGTGGATTCCGATGCAGCTGGGTCCGTAACCCAGGCCCTGGATTTTTTAAACCGGAACATCCAAGATTACCAGCGTCATAAACCGGTCGCCTTCCAGGAATTTTTGCAGCTCTTAAATGCCAATCCTTCCGGTATCTTAAGAAATATTTTTCAGTCGTTTCATGACATGATTAAAAAACATGTCACTGAAATCGAAAATGATATAGATCACTCGGCCATTACCAAATATGATACCGGTACGCTTTTCATGGAAGGTTCCGATACACCGTATTTCCCTGATATGCTGTTTGCCAACCGGTTTATGAAACAAATGAATTATCTGCGTCACGGTAACCAGCAGAACCGGATCTATGTGTTTTACGGTCCCCACGGATGCGGGAAATCAACTTTTTTAAATAATCTTTTGGAAAAATTTGAGCAATATGCCAATACTCAGGAGGGATTGCGTTACGAAGTCGTGTGGCGTCTGGACGTCAAAAAACTCAAAGGTCCTGAACCTTCTTTGATGCGTCTGTCTTCTTTTGAAAAATTGATCCAGTATATTGACAGTGATTCAATTTCAACGGAAATAAAGCCGTGTTCAGATCAAAAAGAGGTGGAGTTCGAAGGCCCGGAGCCTGAATTTATTGAAATTCCATGCCTGTGCCACGACAACCCTTTCCTGGTGATTCCCAAAGACCAGAGACGTGCTGTTTTGGACGAATTGATCAAAAACGATGAATTTAAATGGAAGCTGTTTACAGAAAAACAGTATGAATGGGTATTTAAAGATGAGGTCTGCACCGTGTGCGCTTCCATTTATCAGAGCCTTTTGGAGCGCTTGGGCAAGCCTGCCAAAGTGTTTGAGATGCTTTATGCCAGACCCTATTATTTTAACCGCCGACTGGGCAACGGGATCTCTGTTTTCAACCCCGGGGACAGGCCGTTGAGGCGCAACGTTATCCTCAACCAGATGCTCCAGAGTCGTATTAATGCACTTTTTCAAGATTCAAACGTTATTAATTATATTTATTCCTCTTATGCAAAAATTCATAACGGCATCTATGCGCTTATGGATATTAAGTCTCACAATGTCGAGCGAATGGTTGAGCTTCACAATATTATTTCAGAGGCGATTCATAAGGTGGAAAATGTTGAGGAGCATGTGGAGGCCTTATTCTTTGCCCTCATGAATCCCGAGGATAAACAGAACCTTAAAGATTTCCCTTCGTTTGAAGACCGTATTCAGTATATAGATATCCCATACGTTCTTGATGTGACCACCGAAGTTAAAATCTATCTGAATATTTTTGGCCGCCATATTGAAAGCGGTTTTCTGCCTATGGTGCTCGAGAATTTTTCAAGAATTATTATCTGCACCAGAATCGGGAAAAAGTCCCCTGCGTTGGAACAATGGATAAAAGATCCGAAGAAATACCTGAACTTCTGTGATGAGGAGCTTATTTTACTGCTCATGGAAATTTTCAGGGGAAGCATTCCTAAATGGCTCAGTGACGAGGACAAAAAAGCCCTTGATAAAAAAATGATGAAAAAAATCATTGTCGAGTCCGAAGAATATGGAAAACATGGGTTATCAGGTCGGGATTCCATAAAACTTTTTGATCGGTTTTATTCAAAATTTGTTAAGGAAGATAAGCTTATTAACATGCTTGATCTATGTGCGTTTTTCAATAAGCTTGAAGAACCCATACGCAAAATGATTCCCCAAGGATTCTTGTCTTCACTTTTACGAATGTATGATTATTCCATTCTTCAGCAGGTTAAAGAGTGCCTCTACTATTACAATGAGGAGCAGATCGCAAAAGATATAAAAAATTATATTTCCGCTGTGACCAATGAAATCGGGTCTGTTGTGGACTGCATTTTTACCCAAGAAGAAATTCACGTCACTGAGGCCTTTCTTGAAACCATTGAAATCAGACTTCTGTCTGAAAGTGCCGATGAAAAACGGCGTCAGTTGATGCGTCTGGATGTATTAAAAGAGTACACGGGATTTACGCTTTCCCACGAGATTATGATTGAAGGAAAGGACATTGAGCAGACCCGGTTGTTTAAAACCCTTCATGAACGGTATGTACATAACTTAAAAAAACGGGTACTGGAGCCTTTTATTGACAATGCCAATTTCAGGCAGGCCATCAAGGATTTTGATACTGAAGATTTTAAAGCCCATGACAAACGCATTAAACGCGATGTGAAATTTCTTATCGATAATCTGGTAAGTAAATTTGAGTATTCACAGCAGGGTGCCAATGAAATTTGTATTTATGTAATTGATAATGACTTGGCCAATAAGTTTAAGGATAGTTGA
- a CDS encoding SpoVR family protein gives MELVSQHVKKIMEECKVRARDEGLKFDDETLEYIVTNRDMIELSPKIMIPTLYDYWVHDVRVLSGKGMYEAYPSNPYETVINTRPAISYYNDNNPDWLNVMIFYHVLGHIDFFQNNLFFVNTWDIDLTGQALADKRLIAQLRSEKGRRWVDYVIEFSRGMDNLVGYNKALDGLLRTQNQPTVRLSRQDYYFDVFLQKIKQVSHNTYLKEIERFNQCKNNIAQFFEPVLSQYPEFEQMYKKRKKDKEKPVFDTMEYIIRHSPFLRAEENQWMKSVIQIVRDTSMYFQPQIRTKIMNEGWASYWHEYLFMKDERIRGHEADFAKVNAMVTSLPKVGLNPYALGLRLFEHIEDMQNRGCYSLEYFRLKDEKKRQDFDKGEKDGHDFIFKVRENMNDFTFINKFVDQEFIDHYKLFVTGKRYNQERMTWQYYIKSKKADDYKNMVIDTLYHPPVIYVNEEKTKDGLLYLVHEFENKPLKSDFIENTMIGIEFLWGGPVYLETSIVVGKEQETVPPTHFLDPSAGSSGTSAAPAVREKIKWQRVCYIMDKRKLNRREVA, from the coding sequence ATGGAGCTTGTCAGTCAGCATGTTAAAAAAATCATGGAAGAATGCAAGGTCAGAGCCAGGGACGAAGGCCTGAAGTTTGATGATGAAACCCTTGAATATATCGTGACCAACCGGGACATGATCGAGCTGTCACCCAAGATCATGATCCCCACCCTCTATGATTACTGGGTTCATGATGTCAGGGTTTTATCAGGCAAAGGCATGTATGAAGCCTATCCTTCCAATCCTTATGAAACTGTTATCAACACCCGGCCGGCCATTTCCTACTATAACGATAATAACCCGGACTGGCTCAATGTGATGATTTTTTATCATGTGCTGGGCCATATTGATTTTTTTCAGAATAATTTGTTTTTTGTAAACACCTGGGACATTGACCTTACCGGTCAGGCGCTTGCCGATAAGCGCCTGATCGCCCAGCTTAGAAGTGAAAAGGGCAGGCGATGGGTAGATTATGTTATTGAATTTTCCAGGGGGATGGATAACCTGGTCGGCTATAACAAAGCGCTGGACGGTCTGTTGAGAACCCAAAATCAACCTACTGTACGGTTATCCAGACAGGATTACTATTTCGATGTTTTTTTGCAGAAAATAAAGCAGGTGTCCCACAATACGTACCTAAAAGAAATTGAAAGATTCAATCAATGTAAAAATAACATAGCTCAATTTTTTGAACCTGTTCTGTCCCAGTATCCGGAGTTTGAACAGATGTATAAAAAAAGGAAAAAGGACAAGGAAAAGCCTGTTTTTGACACCATGGAATATATCATCAGGCATTCCCCATTTCTACGGGCCGAGGAAAATCAGTGGATGAAATCTGTGATCCAGATTGTTCGCGACACTTCAATGTATTTCCAGCCCCAGATCCGTACCAAAATTATGAATGAGGGCTGGGCCAGTTACTGGCACGAATATTTGTTCATGAAAGATGAACGTATCAGAGGCCATGAAGCCGATTTTGCAAAGGTAAATGCCATGGTAACGTCTTTGCCCAAGGTAGGGCTCAACCCTTATGCTTTGGGTTTGCGCCTGTTTGAACATATCGAAGATATGCAGAACAGAGGATGCTATTCCCTTGAATATTTCCGCCTCAAAGATGAGAAAAAGAGGCAGGACTTTGATAAAGGAGAGAAAGACGGCCACGATTTTATTTTCAAAGTCAGGGAGAATATGAATGATTTCACATTTATAAATAAATTTGTGGATCAGGAATTTATTGACCATTATAAGCTGTTTGTCACAGGCAAGCGATATAATCAGGAGCGCATGACATGGCAATACTATATTAAATCCAAAAAAGCCGACGATTATAAAAATATGGTCATCGACACCCTGTATCATCCACCGGTGATATATGTGAATGAGGAAAAAACCAAAGACGGCTTGCTTTACCTTGTTCATGAATTTGAAAACAAACCGCTCAAATCAGATTTTATTGAAAACACCATGATCGGTATTGAATTTTTATGGGGGGGGCCTGTGTATCTTGAGACCAGCATCGTAGTTGGAAAAGAGCAGGAAACAGTCCCGCCAACCCATTTTCTGGACCCATCTGCAGGAAGCTCAGGAACATCTGCGGCACCAGCTGTTCGTGAAAAAATTAAGTGGCAACGGGTATGTTATATAATGGATAAACGGAAATTAAACAGACGGGAGGTGGCATGA
- a CDS encoding DUF444 family protein: MITLDELLERDRQREEDGFKRKIRIGRIVKPGTGGKEKIIVVPTTVEEKFVHEEPSFDPKTGEGEPSGGTGEGEEGDIIGEQPVRPDEGEGEGEGQGAGDGEGEGQGGEHEFESSAYELGKVLSQDFQLPNLQDKGKRRALSRYTYDLTDKHRGMGQILDKKSTLKQIVQTNIALGTIPDVNDIDPGRFIISPRDLVYRILSREKEYESQAMVFFLRDYSGSMGGKVTEAVVSQHVMLYSWLLYQYDRQVETRFILHDTQAREVEDFYKYHSYKVAGGTKVYTAFELVNQIVEKESLDRDYNIYVFHGTDGDDWDKDGANTLKEIEKMLRYVARIGISIVEHSYVGSGQTEVEKYLRNSKILEKRREHIKMDVMSEDVDDSRIIQGIKNLIS, from the coding sequence ATGATAACCCTTGATGAATTATTAGAGCGGGATCGTCAGCGGGAAGAGGACGGATTCAAGCGTAAAATCCGTATTGGTCGTATTGTCAAGCCAGGTACCGGGGGCAAGGAAAAAATTATTGTGGTCCCCACGACCGTGGAAGAGAAATTCGTTCATGAGGAACCTTCTTTTGATCCAAAAACCGGAGAAGGAGAACCTTCCGGAGGTACAGGAGAAGGAGAAGAGGGTGATATTATCGGCGAACAGCCCGTGCGCCCGGATGAGGGAGAAGGCGAGGGGGAAGGCCAGGGTGCCGGTGACGGGGAAGGCGAAGGCCAGGGGGGAGAGCATGAGTTTGAGTCCAGTGCCTACGAGTTAGGCAAGGTATTGTCCCAGGATTTCCAGCTTCCCAACCTTCAGGACAAAGGCAAAAGGCGTGCCCTGTCCCGCTACACCTATGATTTGACAGATAAACACCGGGGTATGGGCCAGATCCTGGACAAAAAATCAACGTTAAAACAGATTGTTCAGACCAATATTGCCCTTGGCACAATTCCGGATGTCAACGACATAGATCCGGGCCGGTTTATTATTTCCCCCCGGGATCTTGTCTACAGGATTCTGTCCCGGGAGAAAGAGTATGAATCCCAGGCTATGGTTTTTTTTCTAAGGGATTACTCAGGATCCATGGGCGGCAAGGTAACCGAGGCGGTGGTGTCCCAGCATGTGATGCTTTATTCGTGGCTGTTGTATCAATATGACAGGCAGGTGGAAACCCGTTTTATTCTCCATGATACCCAGGCAAGGGAAGTTGAAGATTTTTATAAATATCACTCCTATAAAGTGGCCGGAGGAACCAAAGTATACACCGCTTTTGAGCTGGTAAATCAAATCGTGGAAAAGGAGAGCCTGGACCGAGATTATAACATCTATGTGTTTCATGGGACCGATGGCGATGACTGGGATAAGGATGGGGCCAATACCCTCAAAGAAATAGAAAAAATGCTGCGCTATGTTGCCCGGATAGGTATCTCCATAGTTGAGCACTCCTATGTGGGATCAGGGCAGACCGAAGTGGAAAAATACCTGAGAAATTCCAAAATACTTGAAAAACGCAGGGAACACATCAAGATGGATGTTATGAGTGAAGATGTTGATGATTCCAGAATTATTCAGGGAATTAAAAATCTGATTTCCTAA
- a CDS encoding serine protein kinase PrkA, giving the protein MATTTDPKSFNHHVEAVKKGTRIFEDAFQGVSRMILEAGIRKVTVKGKTTYKFDLFSGGKRHLVGMYDEINSFVSFVKDASEGGSSREMAFVLVGEPGNGKTFFVEYLCARYREFLSIPKNMKYTFRFKNLDRLGGYGKINVIESQTYEDPMILAMSFKGNKEDSMSYLSKAFKFKDKEIESLYDQYRPLGACSAYIWNQIREYCDETPAQMMEFIEIAPVPLIESLGTITGKYPAKDKITSSAVDLMGEESIQRLLHIPDSNNPYRFDLRRGALARVAGGGIHFSDEIYKNKKDLVQVYLGVIQNRMIELDGFKWPIDTLIIATSNNSEFNTFLMEREEAPIVDRCRICYVAHNTDYKIQKTLTEYAIGTDVKRSLDQEVLHQDPNLNYAASVAVVLTRLPRSDKLTPVETMKLAAGEVAGEKSLKTLAELIDQLNQDTDITKRFGQKGLGQRNLGRAVQLLLESSETNDGKCMFALDIFNALDRVVLDYVQEPADRNKFKEDLKIARGLYRERIMTEMFNAYMDEPLAIKKDVLNYVNMIIGVDAEHLGPDMMWKYKDPQTGELRALKIDERYIKNVEERLGLKTEEQRASFRNSIRKIYGQKLSVDANYDFMDNLELVKAITDVRLKSDIAGAGSLIGALANRTNEENQKLYERMIYTMDQKLGYCPTCAQKTIEYFCSQEDDK; this is encoded by the coding sequence ATGGCCACTACAACAGATCCTAAGAGCTTTAACCACCACGTCGAAGCCGTTAAAAAGGGGACCCGGATATTTGAGGATGCATTCCAGGGGGTCTCCCGCATGATTCTGGAAGCCGGTATCCGTAAGGTCACGGTCAAAGGGAAGACCACCTACAAGTTTGACCTGTTCAGCGGAGGCAAAAGGCATCTGGTGGGTATGTATGACGAAATCAATTCCTTTGTCTCTTTTGTTAAGGATGCATCTGAGGGTGGTTCTTCCAGGGAAATGGCATTTGTGCTGGTGGGTGAGCCAGGAAATGGAAAAACTTTTTTCGTTGAATACCTGTGTGCCCGCTATCGGGAGTTTTTGTCTATTCCCAAAAATATGAAATATACGTTTCGTTTTAAGAATCTTGACAGACTGGGCGGATATGGAAAGATTAATGTCATTGAATCCCAGACCTATGAAGATCCCATGATTCTTGCCATGAGCTTTAAAGGAAACAAAGAAGACTCCATGAGCTACCTTTCCAAAGCATTCAAATTCAAGGATAAGGAAATAGAAAGTCTTTATGATCAGTATCGTCCTTTGGGTGCCTGTTCGGCTTACATATGGAATCAGATTCGTGAATATTGTGATGAAACGCCTGCTCAAATGATGGAGTTTATCGAAATTGCCCCGGTTCCCTTGATAGAAAGCTTAGGAACGATTACCGGTAAATATCCGGCCAAAGATAAAATTACCTCTTCGGCCGTGGATCTTATGGGTGAAGAGTCTATCCAGCGTCTGTTGCATATTCCCGATTCCAACAACCCATACCGGTTTGACCTGCGCCGGGGGGCTTTGGCCCGGGTGGCCGGCGGCGGCATCCATTTTTCCGATGAAATTTATAAAAACAAAAAGGATCTGGTTCAGGTCTACCTTGGCGTCATCCAGAACCGCATGATTGAGCTGGATGGGTTTAAATGGCCTATCGACACCCTGATCATTGCGACCTCTAATAATTCCGAGTTCAACACGTTTTTGATGGAACGTGAGGAAGCACCCATTGTTGACCGATGCCGGATTTGCTATGTGGCCCATAATACGGATTATAAAATACAAAAAACGTTGACCGAATATGCCATCGGCACAGATGTGAAGCGTTCCCTTGACCAGGAGGTGCTTCACCAGGATCCAAATCTGAATTATGCAGCATCCGTTGCCGTGGTACTGACCCGGTTACCTAGGTCCGACAAACTCACCCCCGTTGAGACCATGAAGCTTGCTGCAGGGGAGGTGGCCGGTGAAAAGAGCCTTAAGACCTTGGCCGAACTTATTGATCAGCTCAACCAGGATACTGATATTACCAAACGCTTTGGCCAGAAAGGACTTGGACAAAGAAATCTTGGCCGGGCCGTGCAGCTGCTTTTAGAATCTTCTGAAACCAATGACGGCAAGTGTATGTTTGCCTTGGATATTTTCAATGCCCTGGACCGGGTCGTGCTTGATTATGTCCAGGAACCTGCAGACAGAAATAAATTCAAGGAAGATTTGAAAATTGCCAGGGGCCTTTATCGGGAGCGCATTATGACAGAGATGTTTAATGCATATATGGACGAACCGCTGGCCATAAAAAAGGATGTGCTCAATTATGTAAATATGATTATTGGCGTGGATGCCGAGCACTTAGGGCCGGATATGATGTGGAAGTACAAGGATCCCCAGACAGGCGAGCTTCGGGCCCTTAAAATCGATGAGCGGTATATCAAAAACGTTGAGGAACGCCTGGGGCTTAAAACCGAAGAACAGCGAGCTTCTTTTAGAAATTCCATTCGAAAGATATATGGTCAGAAACTGTCTGTGGATGCCAATTATGACTTTATGGACAACCTGGAACTGGTCAAAGCTATTACCGATGTCAGGCTTAAATCTGACATTGCCGGTGCCGGCTCTTTGATTGGAGCGCTGGCCAACCGTACCAACGAAGAAAATCAGAAACTGTATGAACGAATGATTTACACCATGGACCAGAAGCTTGGATATTGCCCTACTTGCGCCCAGAAGACCATCGAATATTTCTGCAGCCAGGAAGATGATAAGTAG
- a CDS encoding MerR family transcriptional regulator produces MTRSTLLTIKDLINELNLGKATLKFILHQFSPWIPTQIVNNETYYTEQAVTTLLKIKKFLDTGMLPEQIETFLAQEAEMLKAAAKYPADTPPKDPIDLASASMLKDMFQVYIEKQDRIAQAQENLVRVEDRKADAMEKRAAAEEKKADALTNIARALQEMNQRHSTVPQAMEVAGRAVESIALEESPQPAENLLDTDFDEDDYFSEDPLPMEDPFQDQDQDHEDIGDTDFSNMDDLSLLVNETALTPEDIDDLSSLINSVSDPSSALDDLESLLDETPSTSEVSTASHDMDDLSKLVDSDESLSDSNDHAADDKNDNENDLDDLFSLVDMDADVPKDVTESTDDLSRLIDPEGDTITGDLDDLFALIEKPEQTQETMDDLSLLVNDADKESGQATSGDDIRTDDLWSLVPDADNSSPKIQAQGEQSVDSSEMDNLSALIDIAPDDSPIPDDTTSGDQDIVDDPTESPLDTPSIKPNISPDQDMKKYKAAVMKIIIELKEQGLTAQETTDRLNRDDVATLSGKPTWGLKAIEKIYGFINSAQ; encoded by the coding sequence ATGACCCGATCAACGCTGTTGACCATTAAGGATCTAATCAATGAACTGAATCTGGGTAAGGCCACTTTAAAATTCATTTTACATCAATTCAGTCCGTGGATTCCCACACAAATTGTCAACAATGAAACATATTACACCGAACAGGCGGTTACCACCCTTCTAAAAATCAAAAAATTTCTGGACACAGGTATGCTGCCCGAACAGATTGAGACATTCCTTGCACAAGAAGCCGAAATGCTTAAAGCCGCAGCAAAATATCCAGCCGATACTCCCCCAAAAGACCCCATAGATTTAGCGTCGGCATCAATGCTTAAGGATATGTTTCAGGTATATATTGAAAAACAGGATCGAATTGCCCAGGCACAGGAAAACCTTGTCCGAGTAGAAGATAGAAAAGCCGATGCAATGGAAAAACGGGCTGCCGCCGAAGAAAAAAAAGCTGATGCATTAACAAATATTGCCCGGGCTCTGCAGGAGATGAACCAGCGGCACAGCACGGTTCCCCAGGCCATGGAGGTTGCCGGACGTGCAGTTGAAAGCATAGCCCTGGAAGAATCTCCCCAGCCCGCCGAAAATCTTCTGGACACCGATTTTGATGAAGATGACTATTTTTCTGAAGATCCTTTACCCATGGAAGATCCATTCCAGGATCAGGATCAGGATCATGAAGACATTGGTGACACCGATTTTTCAAATATGGACGACCTGTCTTTGCTGGTCAATGAAACGGCCCTGACACCTGAAGATATTGATGATCTCTCCTCATTGATTAACAGTGTATCTGATCCATCCAGTGCTTTAGATGACCTTGAAAGCCTGCTCGATGAGACGCCGTCAACATCTGAAGTCAGCACAGCGTCGCATGACATGGATGATTTGTCAAAACTGGTTGATTCTGACGAATCATTATCTGATTCCAACGATCATGCAGCGGATGATAAAAATGACAATGAAAACGATTTAGACGACCTTTTCAGCCTTGTGGATATGGATGCAGATGTCCCCAAGGACGTTACTGAAAGCACAGATGATCTGTCCAGGCTCATTGACCCCGAAGGAGATACGATCACCGGCGATTTAGATGACCTGTTCGCCCTGATCGAAAAACCTGAACAGACGCAAGAGACGATGGATGATCTGTCATTACTCGTCAATGATGCCGATAAAGAATCCGGGCAGGCAACTTCCGGCGATGATATCAGAACAGATGATCTCTGGTCCTTGGTACCGGACGCAGATAATTCAAGCCCCAAAATACAGGCCCAAGGCGAGCAGTCAGTTGACTCCTCTGAAATGGATAACCTGTCTGCACTGATAGATATAGCACCAGATGACAGCCCGATCCCAGACGACACAACATCAGGAGATCAAGACATTGTTGACGATCCCACGGAAAGCCCATTGGATACACCTTCAATAAAACCGAATATTTCGCCGGATCAGGACATGAAAAAATACAAGGCTGCCGTCATGAAAATCATTATTGAATTAAAAGAACAAGGCCTCACAGCCCAAGAGACGACGGATCGACTCAACAGAGACGATGTCGCGACCCTGTCCGGGAAACCCACCTGGGGATTAAAAGCCATAGAAAAAATATACGGTTTTATTAATTCTGCCCAATAA